The Ruania alba genome has a window encoding:
- a CDS encoding histidinol-phosphate transaminase → MPERVDLRLPLRADLVDEQPYGAPQLDVAHLLNVNENPYAPPEAVVRDIADSVAAAATTLNRYPDREFLDLRADLAGYLAGESAAEGLTAHHIWAANGSNEVMLHLLQAFGGPGRTVMSFAPTYSMYPEYARDSLTEWVAGTRRADHTLDTGEVIAQIEKVRPAVVLLASPNNPTGTALPLADTRAIAQACASTGPGGAATVLVIDEAYAEFRRDGTPSALTVLGEYPHLAVARTMSKAFALAGARVGYLAAAPELIDCLRIVRLPYHLSAVTQTVARAALRHTGALQAQVAQLREERDACVTWLREQGFTVADTDANFALFGTFDDRHAVWQGLLQKGVLIRETGPEGYLRVSIGTAEDMAAFRGALKEVTGR, encoded by the coding sequence GTGCCTGAACGCGTCGATCTCCGCTTACCTCTGCGCGCCGACCTCGTCGACGAGCAGCCCTACGGCGCACCCCAGCTGGACGTCGCGCATCTGCTGAATGTCAACGAGAACCCGTACGCGCCACCGGAGGCGGTGGTGCGCGACATTGCCGACTCCGTCGCCGCAGCCGCCACCACGTTGAACCGGTACCCGGACCGGGAGTTTCTGGATCTGCGCGCCGATCTGGCCGGCTATCTCGCCGGCGAGTCCGCTGCTGAGGGGCTGACGGCGCACCACATCTGGGCCGCGAACGGGTCCAACGAGGTGATGCTGCACCTGTTGCAGGCCTTCGGCGGCCCTGGGCGCACGGTGATGTCCTTTGCCCCGACCTACTCGATGTATCCCGAGTACGCCCGGGACAGTCTCACCGAGTGGGTGGCCGGTACGCGTCGAGCCGACCACACCCTCGATACGGGCGAGGTGATCGCACAGATCGAGAAGGTGCGTCCCGCCGTCGTGCTCCTCGCCAGCCCGAACAACCCCACCGGCACCGCCCTTCCGCTGGCGGACACCCGGGCGATCGCGCAGGCGTGCGCGAGCACCGGGCCCGGTGGTGCCGCCACGGTGCTGGTGATCGATGAGGCGTACGCGGAGTTCCGCCGCGACGGCACTCCCTCCGCGCTGACCGTGCTGGGCGAGTACCCGCATCTGGCGGTGGCGCGCACCATGTCCAAGGCGTTCGCGCTCGCGGGAGCCCGGGTGGGCTACCTGGCCGCCGCGCCGGAGCTGATCGACTGCCTGCGCATCGTGCGGTTGCCCTACCACCTGTCCGCCGTCACCCAGACGGTGGCGCGGGCGGCGCTGCGGCACACCGGCGCCCTGCAAGCCCAGGTGGCGCAACTGCGCGAGGAACGTGACGCCTGCGTGACCTGGTTGCGCGAGCAGGGATTCACCGTGGCGGACACGGACGCCAACTTTGCGCTGTTCGGCACGTTCGACGATCGCCACGCCGTCTGGCAGGGTCTGCTCCAGAAGGGTGTGCTGATCCGGGAGACTGGACCGGAAGGGTATCTGCGGGTCTCGATCGGGACCGCCGAGGACATGGCCGCGTTCCGCGGCGCACTGAAGGAGGTGACCGGCCGATGA
- the priA gene encoding bifunctional 1-(5-phosphoribosyl)-5-((5-phosphoribosylamino)methylideneamino)imidazole-4-carboxamide isomerase/phosphoribosylanthranilate isomerase PriA: MTTRLQLLPAVDVADGQAVRLVQGEAGSETIYGAPMDAALAWQTDGAEWIHLVDLDAAFGRGSNAELLAEVVGRLDVDVELSGGIRDDASLERALATGCRRVNLGTAALENPEWTAGAIARHGDRIAVGLDVRGTTLAARGWTREGGDLWEVLARLDADGCSRYVLTDVTKDGTLKGPNLDLLRQVCETTAAPVVASGGVSSLADLEALRTLTDVGVEGAIVGKALYAGAFTLPEALDVAGRP; the protein is encoded by the coding sequence GTGACCACCCGCCTGCAGCTGCTCCCCGCCGTCGACGTGGCAGACGGCCAAGCCGTCCGCCTCGTCCAGGGCGAAGCCGGATCCGAGACCATCTACGGCGCCCCGATGGACGCCGCGCTCGCGTGGCAGACCGACGGGGCCGAGTGGATCCACCTGGTGGACCTGGACGCGGCGTTCGGTCGCGGATCCAACGCCGAGCTGCTGGCGGAGGTCGTCGGCCGGCTCGACGTCGACGTGGAGCTCTCCGGCGGGATCCGCGACGACGCCTCCCTCGAACGAGCCCTGGCCACCGGCTGCCGACGGGTGAACCTCGGGACCGCAGCCCTGGAGAACCCGGAGTGGACGGCGGGTGCGATCGCCCGCCACGGTGACCGGATCGCCGTCGGGCTGGACGTGCGCGGCACCACGCTGGCCGCACGCGGCTGGACCCGTGAGGGCGGCGACTTGTGGGAGGTGCTCGCTCGCCTGGACGCGGACGGGTGCTCGCGCTACGTGCTCACCGACGTCACCAAGGACGGCACGCTCAAGGGCCCGAACCTCGATCTGCTCCGTCAGGTGTGCGAGACCACCGCAGCGCCAGTGGTGGCCTCGGGCGGGGTATCCAGCCTGGCCGACCTGGAGGCGCTGCGCACCCTGACCGACGTCGGGGTCGAGGGAGCGATCGTGGGCAAGGCGCTCTACGCCGGTGCGTTCACCCTGCCCGAGGCGCTGGACGTCGCCGGGAGGCCGTGA
- the rplT gene encoding 50S ribosomal protein L20, whose translation MARVKRAVNAHKKRRTVLERASGYRGQRSRLYRKAKEQVTHSFTYSYRDRKAKKGDFRRLWIQRINAAARAEGLTYNRLIQGLKAAEVEVDRRVLADLAVNDAAAFKALVETAKKALPEDVNAPKNSAA comes from the coding sequence GTGGCACGCGTCAAGCGGGCGGTCAACGCCCACAAGAAGCGCAGGACTGTACTCGAGCGCGCCAGCGGTTACCGCGGCCAGCGCTCCCGGCTGTACCGCAAGGCCAAGGAGCAGGTGACGCACTCGTTCACCTACTCCTACCGCGACCGCAAGGCGAAGAAGGGCGACTTCCGTCGTCTGTGGATCCAGCGGATCAACGCTGCGGCGAGGGCCGAGGGCCTCACCTACAACCGCCTGATCCAGGGCCTCAAGGCTGCTGAGGTGGAGGTGGACCGTCGGGTGCTCGCCGACCTCGCCGTGAACGACGCCGCCGCCTTCAAGGCGCTCGTCGAGACCGCGAAGAAGGCGCTCCCTGAGGACGTCAACGCTCCGAAGAACTCGGCTGCCTGA
- the rpmI gene encoding 50S ribosomal protein L35, translating into MPKNKTNSGAKKRFRLTGSGKVMRERARHVHKFQERSSRQARRLVNDVEVAPADAKKIKKLLGK; encoded by the coding sequence ATGCCGAAGAACAAGACGAACTCCGGTGCCAAGAAGCGCTTCCGGCTCACCGGGTCCGGGAAGGTCATGCGCGAGCGTGCCCGCCACGTCCACAAGTTCCAGGAGCGCAGCAGCCGTCAGGCTCGCCGCCTCGTGAACGACGTGGAGGTCGCCCCGGCCGACGCGAAGAAGATCAAGAAGCTGCTCGGCAAGTAA
- the infC gene encoding translation initiation factor IF-3 codes for MAEVRLVGPGGEQVGVVRVEDALRLAQEADLDLVEVAPDARPPVCKLMDFGKFKYESDMKARDARRNQANTVLKEIRFRLKIDPHDYGTKKGHVERFLKGGDKVKVMIMFRGREQSRPEMGMRLLQRLADDVAELGHVESVPRQDGRNMTMVLGPNKKKSEARNEQRRRKNSAEDATTAG; via the coding sequence GTGGCCGAGGTGCGTCTGGTCGGACCAGGCGGCGAGCAAGTCGGTGTCGTGCGGGTCGAGGATGCGCTCCGGCTGGCCCAGGAGGCCGACCTCGACCTCGTCGAGGTAGCACCCGATGCCCGCCCACCCGTGTGCAAGCTCATGGACTTCGGAAAGTTCAAGTACGAGTCCGACATGAAGGCACGCGACGCGCGGCGTAACCAGGCGAACACGGTCCTCAAGGAGATTCGGTTCCGGCTGAAGATCGACCCGCACGACTATGGCACCAAGAAGGGCCACGTCGAGCGGTTCCTCAAGGGCGGCGACAAGGTCAAGGTGATGATCATGTTCCGTGGTCGGGAGCAGTCCCGCCCGGAGATGGGTATGCGGCTGCTTCAGCGTCTCGCTGACGATGTGGCCGAGCTCGGCCACGTGGAGAGTGTGCCCCGCCAGGACGGGCGCAACATGACCATGGTGCTCGGCCCGAACAAGAAGAAGTCCGAAGCCCGCAACGAGCAGCGCCGTCGCAAGAACTCCGCCGAGGACGCGACTACCGCGGGCTGA
- a CDS encoding TrmH family RNA methyltransferase, whose translation MSVEVTNPRSDRVRSVRALAQASARSRRDQFLVEGPQGVREAVRFAADQVRDVYLTAEAAARHPEIEDTARAAGLYVHPTAPEALSAMSEDAQGVLAVLQRRKVSVTAALAGEPRLVALLHQVRDPGNAGTVIRAADAAGADGCILSHGSVDVHNPKVVRSTVGSLFHLPTATGADLAETIATARAAGLQVLAADGAGSLDLDDVADSADSADSAVDTEATTAVTLARPTLWLFGNEAHGLGEAERDLADAVVRIPIHGHAESLNLAMAATICLYTSARAQRRAHR comes from the coding sequence GTGAGTGTCGAGGTGACCAACCCGAGGTCGGATCGGGTGCGCTCCGTGCGAGCACTGGCCCAGGCGTCGGCACGCTCGCGGCGGGATCAGTTCCTCGTCGAGGGCCCGCAAGGGGTCCGTGAGGCCGTTCGGTTCGCGGCGGACCAGGTGCGGGACGTCTACCTCACCGCGGAGGCCGCGGCGCGTCACCCGGAGATCGAGGACACCGCCCGCGCCGCCGGGCTCTACGTGCACCCGACCGCGCCGGAAGCGCTCAGCGCAATGAGCGAAGATGCCCAGGGCGTCCTGGCCGTACTGCAGCGCCGCAAGGTGAGCGTGACCGCCGCACTCGCCGGAGAGCCCCGACTGGTGGCCCTACTGCACCAGGTCCGCGATCCCGGCAACGCCGGCACCGTGATCCGTGCCGCCGACGCCGCCGGAGCCGACGGGTGCATCCTCAGCCACGGAAGCGTCGACGTGCATAACCCCAAGGTGGTGCGCTCGACCGTCGGATCCCTGTTCCACCTGCCCACCGCCACCGGCGCCGACCTCGCCGAGACGATCGCGACGGCCAGGGCCGCCGGGCTGCAGGTGCTCGCCGCCGACGGTGCCGGATCGCTGGACCTCGACGACGTCGCCGACAGTGCCGACAGCGCCGACAGTGCCGTCGACACCGAGGCCACCACCGCGGTGACGCTGGCCCGGCCCACCCTGTGGCTCTTCGGCAACGAGGCCCACGGCCTGGGCGAGGCCGAACGGGACCTGGCGGACGCCGTCGTGCGTATCCCGATCCACGGCCACGCCGAGTCCCTCAACCTCGCCATGGCGGCCACGATCTGCCTGTACACCTCCGCTCGCGCGCAACGGCGCGCGCACCGCTGA
- a CDS encoding PspC domain-containing protein, whose product MTRFFDSIRQVGFRRGPSRIVGGICGGLADKAGISVTLVRVLVLLSFLLPVVGLGAYLVAWILTPWQNGSIPLERFIDRLSGRDTL is encoded by the coding sequence ATGACACGCTTCTTCGACTCCATCCGTCAGGTCGGCTTCCGCCGTGGGCCCAGCCGCATCGTTGGCGGGATCTGCGGCGGCCTTGCTGACAAGGCCGGGATCAGCGTCACCCTCGTCCGCGTCCTGGTGCTGCTCTCCTTCCTGCTGCCGGTCGTGGGCCTGGGCGCCTACCTGGTGGCGTGGATCCTCACCCCCTGGCAGAACGGCAGCATCCCGCTGGAGCGGTTCATCGATCGCCTGAGCGGCCGCGACACCCTCTGA
- the hisD gene encoding histidinol dehydrogenase — protein sequence MMRTIDLRGRRLTPSELRAVLPRAEVNIEVASQRVRPILGRVRSEGAAALSDLSERFDGVRPHSLRVPAPVLETALQELPADVRSALEEAIRRARLGHEAQVPKPATTSLGPGAQVRQKWVPVQRVGLYVPGGLAALVSSVVMNVVPAQAAGVGSIAVASPPQKDNDGWPETTILAACALLGVDEVYAAGGAQAIGMFAYGVGDGESDEANSCAPVDVVTGPGNIYVAAAKRAVLGVVGIDSEAGTTEIAVLADETAEPAFVAADLISQAEHDPAAGSVLVTDSPALAASVDEAIGEQTDVAKHHQRIRTALSGPQSGVVLVDDLEHGIAVVDAYAAEHLEIHTAEAASVADRIQNAGAIFVGPYSPVPLGDYIAGSNHVLPTGGTARFASGLGVQAYLKSVQVIEYDRTGLEEVTDQLITLAHAEDLPAHGVAARLRRTR from the coding sequence GTGATGCGCACGATCGATCTCCGTGGCCGCCGCCTGACCCCGTCCGAGCTGCGTGCCGTGCTCCCGCGCGCCGAGGTGAACATCGAGGTTGCGTCGCAGCGGGTACGACCGATTCTGGGCCGCGTGCGGTCCGAAGGTGCTGCGGCCCTGTCTGACCTGTCCGAGCGGTTCGACGGCGTCCGGCCGCACTCGTTGCGCGTGCCCGCGCCCGTGCTCGAGACCGCCCTCCAGGAGCTTCCGGCGGACGTCCGGTCCGCACTGGAGGAGGCGATTCGTCGTGCGCGCCTCGGCCACGAGGCGCAGGTGCCGAAACCGGCGACGACGTCCCTTGGCCCGGGGGCACAGGTGCGCCAGAAGTGGGTGCCCGTGCAGCGCGTCGGGCTGTACGTCCCGGGGGGCCTGGCCGCACTGGTCTCCTCCGTGGTGATGAACGTGGTCCCCGCACAGGCCGCGGGCGTGGGTTCGATCGCCGTGGCGAGTCCGCCGCAGAAGGACAACGACGGCTGGCCGGAGACGACGATCCTGGCGGCGTGCGCGTTGCTGGGTGTGGACGAGGTGTACGCGGCCGGTGGTGCTCAGGCGATCGGGATGTTTGCCTACGGCGTGGGTGACGGCGAGTCCGACGAGGCGAACTCGTGTGCCCCGGTGGACGTGGTGACCGGCCCCGGCAACATCTACGTCGCCGCGGCCAAGCGTGCGGTGCTCGGGGTGGTCGGGATCGACTCCGAGGCGGGTACCACTGAGATCGCCGTCCTCGCCGACGAGACGGCGGAGCCGGCTTTCGTCGCCGCCGACCTGATCTCCCAGGCTGAGCACGACCCGGCGGCCGGCTCGGTGCTGGTGACCGACTCACCGGCGCTCGCCGCGTCCGTCGACGAAGCGATCGGTGAACAGACGGACGTCGCCAAGCACCACCAGCGCATCCGGACGGCGCTCTCCGGTCCGCAGTCCGGTGTGGTGCTGGTCGACGACCTGGAGCACGGGATCGCCGTCGTGGACGCCTACGCGGCCGAGCACCTGGAGATCCACACCGCCGAGGCCGCGTCCGTGGCAGACCGGATCCAGAATGCCGGGGCGATCTTCGTCGGCCCGTATTCCCCGGTCCCGCTGGGGGATTACATCGCCGGGTCGAACCACGTGCTTCCCACCGGCGGCACGGCCCGCTTCGCCAGCGGGCTGGGTGTGCAGGCCTACCTGAAGTCGGTCCAGGTGATCGAGTACGACCGCACTGGCCTCGAGGAGGTCACCGACCAGCTCATCACGCTGGCCCACGCCGAGGACCTACCGGCGCACGGTGTGGCGGCACGGCTGCGCCGCACCCGCTGA
- a CDS encoding SseB family protein: MIGPVPGSEGGGRSLPPTSPFAGDDGAAPEALALALSMGEPAERVRAVVGALAGVRVLVPVVAELEERDELGVHGVAGEKSASAAMVTVEAPDGRAAIPVFSGMDTLTRWRADARPIPVEGPRAALAAASDADGLLVLDPGGPVTVLLPRPAVWALAQQRDWVPAAQDPDVGDAVQRAVGALEQVAAVRVEPGERAELRVVLGLAPGLAREQVSEIVTRAGQVLAMEELVAERVDSLEFQVRHVEAPPS, encoded by the coding sequence GTGATCGGACCCGTCCCTGGTTCCGAGGGGGGTGGGCGCTCGCTCCCGCCCACCTCACCGTTTGCCGGTGACGACGGCGCAGCCCCCGAGGCGCTGGCGCTCGCACTGAGCATGGGGGAGCCGGCCGAGCGGGTGCGTGCCGTGGTGGGTGCGCTCGCCGGTGTCCGGGTGCTGGTCCCGGTGGTGGCCGAGCTCGAGGAGCGGGACGAGCTGGGCGTTCACGGGGTGGCGGGGGAGAAGTCCGCCTCTGCAGCCATGGTGACCGTGGAGGCACCCGACGGGCGTGCGGCGATCCCGGTGTTCAGCGGCATGGACACTCTCACCCGGTGGCGGGCAGACGCCCGGCCGATCCCCGTCGAAGGGCCGCGCGCCGCGCTGGCCGCCGCCTCGGATGCGGACGGGCTGCTGGTTCTCGATCCCGGCGGACCGGTCACCGTGCTGCTGCCTCGCCCTGCTGTCTGGGCGCTGGCGCAGCAGCGGGACTGGGTCCCCGCGGCGCAGGACCCGGACGTGGGGGATGCGGTGCAGCGCGCGGTCGGTGCGCTCGAGCAGGTCGCGGCTGTCCGTGTGGAACCGGGGGAGCGAGCCGAACTGCGCGTCGTGCTCGGGCTCGCACCGGGACTGGCTCGCGAGCAAGTCTCGGAGATCGTGACCCGGGCCGGGCAGGTGCTCGCGATGGAGGAGCTGGTTGCCGAACGGGTGGACTCGCTGGAGTTCCAGGTCCGACACGTCGAGGCGCCGCCCTCGTGA
- the hisB gene encoding imidazoleglycerol-phosphate dehydratase HisB yields MSQSEQRRRSARIERSTSESSVVVELDLDGTGAVDVSTTVPFYDHMLTALGKHSLIDLTVRASGDTDIDAHHTVEDTAICLGQALREALGDKAGISRFGDALVPLDEALAQAVVDVSGRPYLVHSGEPAGQEYHLIGGHFTGALTRHVFEALAFHAGICLHVRVLAGRDPHHIVEAQFKALARALRAAVAPDPRVSGVPSTKGLL; encoded by the coding sequence ATGAGCCAGTCCGAACAGCGACGCCGCAGCGCCCGGATCGAGCGCAGCACGTCCGAGTCCAGCGTGGTTGTCGAGCTCGACCTCGACGGCACCGGAGCCGTGGACGTGTCCACCACCGTGCCGTTCTACGACCACATGCTCACCGCCCTGGGCAAGCACTCCCTGATCGATCTGACGGTCCGCGCCTCCGGTGACACTGACATCGACGCCCACCACACCGTGGAAGACACCGCGATCTGCCTCGGCCAGGCGCTGCGTGAGGCGCTCGGCGACAAGGCCGGGATCTCCCGGTTCGGTGACGCCCTGGTGCCGCTGGACGAGGCGCTCGCGCAGGCGGTCGTGGACGTCTCCGGGCGTCCGTACCTGGTGCACTCCGGCGAACCCGCCGGGCAGGAGTACCACCTGATCGGCGGCCACTTCACCGGTGCGCTCACCCGGCACGTGTTTGAAGCGCTCGCCTTCCACGCCGGGATCTGCCTGCACGTGCGCGTGCTGGCCGGCCGCGACCCGCACCACATCGTCGAGGCGCAGTTCAAGGCACTCGCTCGGGCGCTGCGGGCCGCCGTGGCCCCCGACCCCCGGGTGTCGGGGGTCCCGTCCACGAAGGGACTGTTGTGA
- the hisH gene encoding imidazole glycerol phosphate synthase subunit HisH, translating into MSSVVVLDYGSGNVRSAVRALERVGAQVELTADPTAVAEADGLVVPGVGAFASVMDGLRSVGAPRMIDRRLAGGRPVLGICVGLQVLFTSSNEHRADGQDGNAGLDEWSGVVERLEAPVVPHMGWSTVEPPAGSALFAGIEHERFYFVHSYAARNAPEFVAVTWSQHGDTRFVAAAENGPLQATQFHPEKSGDAGAELLRNWLGTLR; encoded by the coding sequence GTGAGCTCGGTCGTGGTGCTCGACTACGGGTCCGGCAACGTCCGCTCGGCGGTGCGCGCCCTGGAGCGGGTCGGCGCCCAGGTCGAGCTGACCGCGGACCCGACGGCGGTCGCCGAGGCGGACGGCCTCGTCGTCCCCGGCGTGGGGGCGTTCGCCTCCGTGATGGACGGACTGCGCAGCGTGGGCGCTCCACGCATGATCGACCGCCGGCTCGCCGGGGGACGACCGGTACTGGGCATCTGCGTGGGGTTGCAGGTGTTGTTCACCTCGAGCAACGAGCACCGTGCCGATGGTCAGGACGGCAACGCCGGACTGGATGAGTGGTCGGGGGTGGTGGAGCGCCTGGAGGCGCCGGTCGTCCCGCACATGGGCTGGTCCACCGTGGAGCCGCCCGCCGGTAGCGCCCTGTTTGCGGGGATCGAGCACGAGCGGTTCTACTTCGTGCACTCCTACGCTGCCCGCAACGCGCCGGAGTTCGTGGCGGTGACGTGGTCCCAGCACGGGGACACCCGGTTCGTGGCCGCCGCCGAGAACGGCCCACTGCAGGCGACCCAGTTCCACCCCGAGAAGTCCGGCGACGCCGGCGCCGAGCTGCTGCGCAACTGGCTCGGCACCCTGCGCTGA
- the katG gene encoding catalase/peroxidase HPI, whose translation MSENDTMTACPVAHDGLPHPTQGDQNRHWWPNRLNVKLLAKHADVIDPMDDDFDYAAEFSSLDLAAVKQDIAAVLTDSKDFWPADFGHYGPLMIRMAWHSAGTYRVSDGRGGASQGQQRFAPLNSWPDNGNLDKARRVLWPVKKKYGKKLSWADLIVLAGNVALESMGFRPLGFAGGREDVWEPEDEAYWGTEVEWLGSDKRITTDTGERVLDRSLGATHMGLIYVNPEGPEGEPDPVAAAHDIRVTFRRMAMTDEETAALIVGGHTFGKTHGAHPDDKQGPEPEGAPLEAQGLGWTNGHGTGKGGDSLTSGIEVTWTSTPTRWGNEFLQNLYGFEWELSASPAGKHQWVAKDAPETIPDAHADGVKHRPTMLTTDLSMRLDPGFEAITRRWLDHPEELEDAFARAWYKLTHRDMGPIQRYLGPEVPDEVFAWQDPLPDRGDYTLSDADVAALKEQILGTGQSISALVKAAWAAASTHRVSDKRGGANGARIALEPQNAWAVNDPDELAGVLDALRGVQAGFGRPVSLADLVVLAGTAAIEKAAADAGTPIGVPFTPGRVDATQEQTDVEQFGYLEPVTDGFRNWIGEHADLPAEYHLIDRANLLSLSAPEMTVLIGGLRVLGANSGGSRHGVFTDRTGQLTNDYFVNLLDLGHTWTPLDGDGLGTTTYACTDDATGEQKWTGTRVDLLFGSNSELRALAEVYAGDDAGEKFVRDFVAAWTKVMDLDRYDV comes from the coding sequence ATGTCCGAGAACGACACGATGACGGCCTGCCCGGTCGCCCACGACGGCCTCCCGCACCCCACCCAGGGTGACCAGAACCGGCACTGGTGGCCGAACCGGCTGAACGTGAAGCTGCTGGCCAAGCACGCTGACGTGATCGACCCGATGGACGACGACTTCGACTACGCCGCCGAGTTCTCCAGCCTCGATCTCGCTGCGGTGAAGCAGGACATCGCCGCGGTGCTGACCGACTCGAAGGACTTCTGGCCGGCCGACTTCGGCCACTACGGCCCGCTGATGATCCGGATGGCCTGGCACTCCGCCGGCACCTACCGGGTCAGTGACGGTCGTGGTGGCGCCAGCCAGGGGCAGCAGCGGTTCGCGCCGCTGAACTCCTGGCCGGACAACGGCAACCTGGACAAGGCCCGCCGGGTGTTGTGGCCGGTGAAGAAGAAGTACGGCAAGAAGCTCTCCTGGGCCGACCTGATCGTTCTCGCCGGGAACGTGGCGCTGGAGTCGATGGGCTTTAGGCCCCTCGGCTTCGCCGGCGGCCGTGAGGACGTCTGGGAGCCCGAGGACGAGGCGTACTGGGGCACCGAGGTCGAGTGGCTCGGCAGCGACAAGCGCATCACCACCGACACCGGTGAGCGGGTGCTCGACCGCTCCCTCGGCGCCACCCACATGGGCCTGATCTACGTGAACCCGGAGGGTCCTGAGGGCGAACCGGACCCGGTCGCCGCCGCGCACGACATCCGCGTGACATTCCGCCGGATGGCGATGACCGACGAGGAGACCGCCGCCCTGATCGTCGGCGGGCACACCTTCGGCAAGACCCACGGTGCGCACCCGGACGACAAGCAGGGCCCCGAGCCCGAGGGTGCACCGCTGGAGGCCCAGGGTCTGGGCTGGACCAACGGGCACGGCACTGGCAAGGGCGGGGACAGCCTCACCTCTGGGATCGAGGTCACCTGGACGTCCACGCCCACCCGGTGGGGGAACGAGTTCCTGCAGAACCTCTACGGCTTCGAGTGGGAACTGTCGGCCAGCCCGGCCGGCAAGCACCAGTGGGTGGCCAAGGATGCTCCCGAGACCATCCCGGACGCCCACGCGGACGGCGTGAAGCACCGGCCCACGATGCTCACCACCGACCTGTCGATGCGGCTGGACCCCGGGTTCGAGGCGATCACCCGGCGGTGGCTGGACCACCCGGAGGAGCTGGAGGATGCGTTCGCGCGTGCCTGGTACAAGCTGACCCACCGGGACATGGGACCGATCCAGCGCTACCTCGGCCCGGAGGTGCCGGACGAGGTCTTCGCCTGGCAGGACCCGCTGCCCGACCGTGGCGACTACACGCTCAGCGACGCTGACGTGGCCGCCCTCAAGGAGCAGATCCTCGGCACCGGGCAGAGCATCTCCGCTCTGGTCAAGGCGGCCTGGGCCGCTGCCTCCACGCACCGCGTCAGTGACAAGCGTGGCGGGGCGAACGGCGCACGGATCGCCCTGGAACCGCAGAACGCCTGGGCAGTGAACGATCCGGATGAGCTGGCTGGTGTGCTGGATGCGCTGCGCGGTGTACAGGCCGGGTTCGGTCGGCCGGTGTCATTGGCCGACCTGGTCGTCCTGGCGGGTACGGCGGCGATCGAGAAGGCCGCCGCGGACGCCGGGACGCCGATCGGCGTGCCGTTCACGCCGGGCCGGGTGGACGCCACCCAGGAGCAGACCGATGTGGAGCAGTTCGGCTACCTCGAGCCGGTCACCGACGGTTTCCGCAACTGGATCGGCGAGCACGCCGACCTTCCGGCGGAGTACCACCTCATCGACCGGGCCAATCTGCTCTCGCTCAGCGCCCCCGAGATGACGGTGCTCATCGGTGGCCTGCGGGTGCTCGGCGCGAACAGTGGTGGTAGCCGGCATGGTGTGTTCACCGACCGTACGGGGCAGCTCACGAACGACTACTTCGTGAACCTCCTCGACCTCGGCCACACCTGGACGCCCCTGGACGGCGACGGACTGGGTACCACCACCTACGCGTGCACCGATGACGCCACCGGCGAGCAGAAGTGGACCGGAACACGGGTGGACTTGCTCTTCGGCTCGAACTCCGAACTGCGGGCCCTCGCCGAGGTGTACGCCGGTGATGACGCAGGTGAGAAGTTCGTCCGCGACTTCGTGGCCGCCTGGACCAAGGTGATGGACCTGGACCGCTACGACGTCTGA
- a CDS encoding RNA-binding S4 domain-containing protein: MSQTYDDVPITDEMIRLGQFLKLAGAADDGAMARMLLEEEFVRVNGEPETRRGRQLSIGDEVDVLLPGGARQLRVSAG, encoded by the coding sequence ATGAGCCAGACCTACGACGACGTCCCCATCACCGATGAGATGATCCGGCTCGGGCAGTTCCTCAAGCTCGCTGGTGCCGCCGACGACGGCGCCATGGCGCGGATGCTCCTCGAGGAGGAGTTCGTGCGCGTGAACGGCGAGCCGGAGACCCGTCGTGGACGCCAACTCAGCATCGGCGACGAGGTGGACGTGCTGCTCCCCGGCGGCGCACGTCAATTGCGCGTCAGCGCCGGCTGA